A stretch of the Aminipila terrae genome encodes the following:
- a CDS encoding DMT family transporter yields the protein MIGKKGIANLSLMIIVFIWGFSFVWLKVCAEEINEMSLMTLRFGIGFIIPFVVFIKKFRNLDFETIKHGIIIGLILFVAYLGATFGGYKTSASNAGFLVSLSVIMIPIISFVLFKQKPELNIIVSCIMAVVGVALLTFSAGMSLNTGDALCLLCALFIAFQIMYTDKVIEKVDAIAIGIIQIGVVALLSFIVTAFTGHLEFPQTQIAWEALLAYGILNTACAFIVQMKAQQYTTPEYVGIIFAFEPAYNAVAANLFLGESLTVKAYLGGILLIISLFVAEKGIVNKLGLIWASVKKLI from the coding sequence ATGATTGGAAAAAAGGGAATAGCAAATCTGTCGCTAATGATAATTGTCTTTATATGGGGATTTTCTTTTGTTTGGCTAAAGGTATGCGCAGAAGAAATAAATGAAATGAGCTTAATGACATTACGTTTCGGAATTGGTTTTATCATTCCATTTGTTGTGTTTATTAAGAAATTCAGAAATCTGGATTTTGAAACAATAAAACACGGAATCATAATTGGTCTCATTTTATTTGTTGCTTATCTGGGTGCAACATTTGGAGGATATAAGACATCTGCATCAAATGCGGGTTTTTTAGTTAGTTTATCTGTTATAATGATTCCCATTATTTCTTTTGTTTTATTTAAGCAGAAACCTGAATTAAATATAATTGTCAGCTGCATTATGGCAGTGGTTGGTGTAGCATTACTGACCTTCAGCGCTGGTATGAGCTTAAATACTGGTGATGCCCTATGCCTCTTATGCGCCCTTTTTATTGCTTTTCAAATTATGTATACGGATAAAGTCATTGAAAAGGTTGATGCCATTGCAATAGGTATCATTCAGATTGGCGTGGTTGCTTTATTGTCTTTCATCGTTACTGCTTTTACGGGTCATCTGGAATTTCCTCAAACCCAGATTGCCTGGGAGGCGTTGCTAGCATATGGAATTTTAAATACTGCCTGCGCGTTTATCGTTCAAATGAAAGCACAGCAATATACGACCCCTGAATATGTTGGAATTATCTTTGCTTTTGAACCAGCATATAATGCTGTTGCAGCTAACCTGTTTCTGGGTGAAAGCTTAACTGTGAAAGCTTATTTAGGTGGTATCTTATTGATAATTAGTCTTTTTGTTGCAGAGAAAGGTATTGTAAATAAACTGGGACTTATTTGGGCTTCTGTGAAGAAGCTTATATGA
- a CDS encoding amidohydrolase → MNSIVNGHILTMDGEDFKDGFIIVENGKIMNIGDMKEYDYDVVNTIDVKGKYLLPGLVDCHTHLGMINDSASKSNSDSNEICGAIQPQLHVLDAINIFDRGFEDARSSGVTSVVVCPGSANVIGGQCTAIKTSPGDCVDQMIIKKTVAVKAALGENTKNMYRAKDKAPATRMGIAALLRQTLIETKIYKKKKEKDDTLYDFRLESLLSVMDKKLPLKIHAHRSDDICTALRIAKEFNIAISLEHCTEGLRVAQQLKDAEVPIVVGPLLIARGKDELKNQSVFTPKAFYDAGLKFAIMSDHPCMPVNFLLLSAIVASRYGLPEKEALKAVTIYPAEIAGIDHKVGSLSLGKDADILVFDGDPMDARSNVVSTFIDGKLVYSIR, encoded by the coding sequence ATGAATTCAATTGTAAATGGTCATATTTTAACGATGGATGGTGAAGACTTTAAAGATGGTTTCATTATTGTAGAGAATGGAAAAATTATGAATATTGGCGATATGAAGGAATATGATTATGATGTTGTCAATACAATTGATGTAAAAGGGAAGTATCTGCTGCCTGGTCTTGTAGACTGTCACACTCATTTGGGAATGATAAACGATTCTGCTTCGAAAAGCAACAGTGACTCAAATGAAATTTGTGGAGCAATACAGCCACAGCTACATGTTTTAGATGCCATCAATATCTTTGACAGAGGCTTTGAGGACGCCAGAAGTTCCGGAGTGACATCTGTGGTTGTCTGCCCTGGAAGTGCCAACGTCATAGGAGGACAATGTACTGCAATTAAGACTTCACCTGGGGATTGTGTTGATCAGATGATTATAAAAAAGACTGTAGCCGTTAAAGCCGCTCTTGGAGAAAACACTAAAAATATGTACAGAGCTAAGGATAAAGCACCAGCTACCAGGATGGGTATTGCAGCCTTACTAAGGCAGACTTTAATAGAAACCAAGATATATAAAAAAAAGAAAGAAAAGGATGACACTTTATATGATTTTCGTTTAGAAAGCTTGCTTTCAGTAATGGATAAGAAGTTACCTTTGAAAATTCATGCACATAGATCAGATGACATATGTACAGCCCTGCGAATAGCTAAAGAATTTAATATTGCTATTTCATTGGAACATTGCACAGAAGGACTTCGGGTTGCCCAGCAGTTAAAAGATGCTGAAGTTCCCATTGTTGTTGGTCCCTTATTAATAGCCAGAGGAAAAGATGAGCTTAAAAACCAGTCTGTTTTTACTCCTAAAGCTTTCTATGATGCCGGTTTGAAATTTGCTATTATGAGTGATCACCCATGTATGCCTGTAAACTTTTTGCTTTTAAGCGCTATCGTTGCTTCCCGATATGGATTGCCAGAAAAAGAAGCATTAAAGGCGGTTACCATTTACCCTGCAGAGATAGCAGGCATTGACCATAAAGTGGGAAGTTTGTCTCTGGGAAAGGATGCGGATATCCTGGTTTTTGACGGGGACCCAATGGATGCAAGAAGTAACGTAGTGAGTACATTTATTGATGGTAAATTAGTTTATTCAATAAGATAG
- a CDS encoding ATP-grasp domain-containing protein yields MSRKIGIVSMNYDHWEMGQILASIERNGYEADLIDPRKTILNLEEIYQKEARYKSILGRVERPVLQSGLIILKDLELRGEKVINNSRAIQYGQNKWYTSMLLAKMNIRHPKTICSYTNHAKDIIDQIKDFKYPIVFKPISGGRGEGVSRACCFEEAVEIITVLSNCNVPFYIQEFIHKKDEKGYFDYRVFVVGNEVIGSIRREASENNWKTNICNGGTARKMKMNCELAELAIQAAKAIDADVAGVDIIDSDEGYNVLEVNICPLFRGLYDATGINPAETIGKLLCS; encoded by the coding sequence ATGAGCAGGAAAATTGGAATCGTCAGCATGAATTATGATCATTGGGAAATGGGTCAGATACTGGCATCAATAGAGCGGAACGGGTATGAAGCAGACCTTATTGATCCAAGAAAGACTATATTGAATCTGGAAGAGATATATCAGAAGGAAGCAAGGTATAAGTCCATTCTTGGGCGGGTTGAAAGGCCAGTTCTTCAAAGTGGGCTTATTATTTTAAAAGATTTGGAGCTACGAGGGGAAAAGGTTATAAATAATTCTCGGGCTATTCAATATGGGCAAAACAAGTGGTATACAAGTATGCTTTTAGCAAAGATGAATATTCGCCATCCCAAGACCATATGTTCATACACGAACCATGCTAAGGATATTATTGATCAGATCAAAGATTTTAAATATCCAATCGTTTTTAAGCCTATATCCGGGGGCAGAGGAGAGGGAGTCAGCAGAGCCTGTTGTTTTGAAGAAGCTGTTGAAATCATTACAGTTTTGTCAAATTGTAATGTACCATTTTATATACAGGAGTTTATACATAAAAAAGACGAAAAAGGCTATTTTGATTACAGGGTTTTTGTTGTTGGAAACGAGGTGATTGGGAGCATACGCAGGGAAGCCTCAGAAAATAACTGGAAGACAAACATTTGTAACGGAGGAACTGCACGGAAAATGAAAATGAATTGCGAACTTGCAGAGTTAGCTATTCAGGCAGCAAAAGCAATCGATGCAGACGTGGCAGGGGTAGATATCATTGACAGTGATGAAGGGTACAATGTTCTGGAAGTTAACATCTGTCCACTTTTCCGAGGATTATATGATGCAACTGGTATTAACCCCGCTGAAACGATTGGAAAATTATTATGTTCGTAG
- a CDS encoding B12-binding domain-containing radical SAM protein produces the protein MEKLDIELLSLPVRAIDRPSLSLPVLTSNLKKHGYTVKQHDYNMVFQNELLTKYNLSQLYETIIPIFLSTNFNNRETYLTLKAFYTLLRDVKKKYGFFSVEKIKEKMQQRNFDFFKEHKEADICQLIFSISGELKLYFKTTVYYCSFFEKNQVEEYLKNKYKVIIDKIIFNSPFMVGISIMEVQRTFSLWFMEKLREKYDGYILVGGSDVSLNKDKYLEENKAIDFASYAEGEYTIGKLINKLKTEDQDYTDIPALIYRTREGIKINELFEQCSEEWDEADYEGFPMDLYLTPAIQLLTSKGCEWSKCQFCMHWNSYGLKFRQKEVSKVIDEMEKQSQKYNTNLFIFVDEAISPEYDQQIAAEILKRSLNVRWMQMSRLDEGYNTDIFRQMYKSGCRAVEWGQETGSQKVLDSMCKGTNIRDAQRIYHQAATNGIISKTLMFHNYPTESIEDLAMSIKLIEKNGKNRFVKPMLTLRHSFVLKLGSPLAQTGFENKDNGIFARVWRPASVFNLNAKYISINNDDKVKDMMLGRYLKEMKDYYHKTRVYLTNNEDIAMDLVLINEKEKGTPLSVDVYQPNGY, from the coding sequence ATGGAAAAATTAGATATTGAATTATTATCCCTGCCAGTACGTGCTATTGACCGACCTTCCTTGAGTTTACCGGTTTTAACTTCAAACTTAAAAAAACACGGATACACGGTAAAACAACATGACTACAATATGGTTTTTCAAAACGAACTGCTTACAAAATACAACTTAAGTCAGCTATATGAGACTATTATTCCAATTTTTTTGAGTACAAATTTCAATAACAGGGAAACTTATCTCACCTTAAAAGCATTTTACACTCTTCTTCGGGATGTAAAGAAAAAGTATGGTTTTTTTAGTGTGGAGAAAATAAAAGAGAAAATGCAGCAACGAAATTTTGATTTTTTTAAAGAGCATAAGGAAGCTGATATTTGTCAATTGATTTTTTCAATCAGTGGAGAATTAAAATTATATTTTAAAACAACTGTTTATTATTGCAGTTTTTTTGAAAAAAATCAGGTGGAAGAATACCTAAAAAATAAATATAAAGTAATTATTGATAAAATTATATTTAATTCTCCTTTCATGGTAGGAATATCAATTATGGAAGTTCAAAGAACCTTCAGCTTGTGGTTTATGGAGAAACTCAGAGAAAAATATGATGGATATATTCTTGTGGGGGGATCAGATGTTTCTCTAAATAAAGACAAGTATCTGGAAGAAAATAAGGCTATTGATTTTGCTTCCTATGCAGAAGGGGAGTATACAATTGGAAAACTCATCAATAAACTTAAGACAGAGGATCAGGACTATACAGACATTCCTGCTTTGATTTACAGAACCAGAGAGGGAATCAAGATAAATGAGTTATTTGAACAATGTTCCGAGGAATGGGATGAAGCTGATTACGAAGGATTCCCTATGGATTTATATCTGACACCTGCTATTCAATTACTGACTTCTAAAGGTTGTGAATGGTCAAAATGTCAGTTTTGCATGCACTGGAATTCCTATGGATTAAAGTTTAGACAGAAAGAAGTATCCAAAGTAATTGACGAGATGGAGAAACAATCACAAAAATACAATACCAACTTATTTATATTTGTAGATGAAGCCATTTCCCCAGAATATGATCAGCAAATAGCTGCAGAAATCCTCAAACGATCTTTAAATGTCCGATGGATGCAAATGAGCAGGCTTGATGAAGGGTATAATACAGATATTTTCAGGCAGATGTATAAGTCAGGATGCAGAGCTGTTGAATGGGGGCAGGAGACAGGTTCACAGAAGGTTCTGGATTCAATGTGTAAAGGTACAAATATCAGAGATGCTCAGCGTATTTATCATCAGGCTGCAACAAATGGAATCATCAGCAAAACGCTTATGTTTCACAATTATCCAACAGAAAGTATTGAGGATCTGGCAATGTCCATTAAACTAATCGAAAAGAATGGGAAAAACCGATTTGTAAAACCTATGCTTACCCTGAGACATTCTTTTGTGTTAAAACTTGGCAGTCCTCTGGCACAGACTGGATTTGAGAACAAGGATAATGGCATATTTGCAAGAGTTTGGAGGCCCGCATCCGTTTTTAATCTGAATGCAAAATATATCAGCATAAATAATGATGATAAGGTAAAGGACATGATGCTGGGGCGGTACCTGAAAGAGATGAAAGACTACTATCACAAAACAAGAGTTTATCTTACAAACAATGAAGATATTGCTATGGATCTGGTTCTAATAAACGAAAAAGAAAAGGGAACCCCTTTAAGTGTGGACGTTTATCAGCCAAATGGATATTAA
- a CDS encoding B12-binding domain-containing radical SAM protein, whose translation MKKNTDILLLSCCSKVIDYPALALPQLTGFLRAHHVDVIQTDLNLLIKDEVLTEPYLWELYTETLPLLLMENFHCKDDYIQVREFYQLLSNVRQENGFKKLEKVKKDLQARRNKKLLDESFMEDAKIIFRISKHLDFLFSIVPYIFNTSSQFIFSKKLQNLITQEITRIITINPLIIGFSVITTQNSFSLWLSNEIKSTFKFTGSIVFGGSQPTKFQELFLKNNQYIDFVISGEGEEALLQLVKSLKGKDSLENIPRLVYRDSSGKIISNKNQKYLADNYSFSFPDYDGLPLDKYLAPVFPIMGSTNCPWKKCSFCAHRTSFKEDYNKRNARDIVAEMKFMYAKYKIKIFHFADETMTRHQGVEISKIIQEEKLPFLWMAFGRLDDEFDRETLEQFYKGGARVIEWGLESASDKVLEKMNKGITVAKAQEILIYAALAGIKNKILTWHNYPGESVEDVIKTICFVEKNVHCGFAIPMLTLKQQLVLQVGSPLYDQVFQENGQLKYFDKVWYPNSEYSINAKYLTRNNSDIEKKQIIGVYLKRMKKYCDTHRIFIAFNENVTFDLLLCDLKEGRNDNE comes from the coding sequence TTGAAAAAAAATACAGACATTTTATTGCTTTCCTGCTGCAGTAAAGTAATCGATTATCCTGCGTTAGCATTACCACAATTAACTGGATTTCTCAGAGCACATCATGTGGATGTCATACAGACGGATCTAAATCTATTGATTAAAGATGAAGTACTGACTGAACCTTATCTTTGGGAACTGTATACGGAAACATTACCGCTGCTGCTGATGGAAAATTTTCATTGTAAAGATGATTACATTCAAGTAAGAGAGTTTTACCAATTATTAAGTAATGTCAGGCAGGAAAATGGGTTTAAAAAATTAGAAAAAGTAAAAAAAGATTTACAGGCAAGGAGAAATAAAAAACTGCTTGATGAAAGCTTTATGGAAGACGCTAAAATAATATTTCGGATATCTAAACATCTTGATTTCTTGTTTTCAATCGTTCCTTATATCTTTAACACATCTTCACAATTTATATTCAGTAAAAAGTTGCAAAATCTAATAACACAAGAAATTACCCGTATCATTACAATTAATCCACTAATCATAGGCTTTTCTGTTATTACTACACAGAACAGTTTCTCCTTATGGCTGTCAAATGAAATAAAGTCCACATTTAAATTTACAGGAAGCATTGTATTCGGAGGTTCTCAGCCAACAAAATTTCAGGAATTATTTCTAAAAAATAATCAGTATATTGATTTTGTTATTTCTGGTGAAGGCGAAGAAGCTTTACTTCAATTGGTTAAGTCATTAAAAGGCAAGGATAGTTTAGAAAATATACCTCGTCTAGTTTATAGAGATTCATCTGGGAAAATTATTTCAAATAAAAATCAAAAATATCTGGCAGATAATTATTCCTTTTCTTTTCCTGATTATGACGGGCTTCCTTTGGACAAGTATCTTGCACCTGTATTTCCTATCATGGGATCTACAAACTGCCCGTGGAAAAAGTGCAGTTTCTGCGCTCACAGAACTTCTTTCAAAGAAGACTATAACAAAAGGAATGCACGGGATATTGTGGCTGAAATGAAATTTATGTATGCGAAATATAAAATTAAAATTTTTCATTTTGCAGATGAAACAATGACCAGGCATCAGGGTGTTGAAATATCCAAAATCATTCAGGAAGAAAAGCTGCCCTTTTTATGGATGGCATTTGGCAGACTGGATGATGAGTTTGATCGGGAGACATTAGAACAATTTTATAAAGGAGGTGCACGGGTAATAGAATGGGGACTGGAATCGGCCTCTGATAAAGTACTTGAAAAAATGAACAAGGGAATCACCGTGGCTAAAGCGCAGGAAATACTTATTTATGCAGCTCTTGCTGGTATTAAAAACAAAATATTGACATGGCATAATTATCCTGGTGAATCCGTTGAAGATGTAATAAAAACTATCTGTTTTGTTGAGAAAAATGTTCATTGTGGTTTTGCAATACCAATGCTGACGCTGAAACAACAACTGGTTCTGCAGGTAGGGTCACCCCTTTATGATCAGGTGTTTCAGGAGAATGGCCAGCTAAAGTACTTTGATAAGGTATGGTATCCAAATTCAGAATACAGTATTAATGCAAAGTATCTCACAAGAAATAACTCTGATATTGAAAAAAAGCAGATAATTGGGGTTTATTTGAAAAGAATGAAAAAATATTGTGATACACACCGTATTTTTATAGCATTTAATGAAAATGTAACGTTTGATTTATTGTTATGTGATTTGAAAGAGGGGAGAAATGATAATGAGTAA
- a CDS encoding RNA polymerase sigma factor gives MVESIETRNELFLNSFSIHTSMIHKYLYKITGDSWLVDDLEQETWFIVLEKMKQLKNIESAEPWIRKIAYSVAMQYYRKAQRSCTCKLYSDDYGKNTEFIGTSRDTLDFVILKYEYDLVIRAFRTLEAESQRLIWMRYVMNIKPREISQNLDLKVSTVKSRLHRALEEYRHIYRDLDVID, from the coding sequence ATGGTAGAAAGTATTGAAACAAGAAACGAATTATTCCTGAATAGTTTCTCTATTCATACAAGTATGATTCACAAATACTTATATAAAATTACAGGCGATTCATGGCTGGTGGACGATTTAGAGCAGGAAACATGGTTTATTGTATTAGAAAAAATGAAACAGCTAAAAAATATTGAAAGTGCTGAACCATGGATAAGAAAAATTGCATATAGTGTTGCAATGCAATACTATCGCAAAGCACAACGAAGCTGCACCTGCAAACTGTATAGCGATGATTATGGGAAAAATACCGAATTTATAGGTACTTCCAGAGATACGCTGGATTTTGTCATATTAAAATACGAATATGATTTGGTCATACGAGCCTTCCGCACATTAGAAGCGGAATCCCAACGATTAATATGGATGAGATATGTGATGAATATAAAACCACGGGAAATATCTCAGAATCTGGATTTAAAAGTTAGTACGGTAAAATCACGCCTACACAGGGCGCTTGAAGAATACAGGCATATTTACAGGGATTTAGACGTAATAGATTGA
- a CDS encoding aminotransferase class I/II-fold pyridoxal phosphate-dependent enzyme produces MTKYYKNTIVGYSYSKSLSLPGERIGYLVMPDELSDFENIVSAATTANRILGYVNAPSIMQRAVARCINSSVDVNVYNKNRETLYNGLIQMGYECIKPEGAFYLFVKSPIEDEAEFCEMAKEQRVLIVPGSSFACPGYVRMAYCVSYDTITGALPQMQKLMDEVKKSME; encoded by the coding sequence ATTACCAAATACTATAAGAATACCATCGTAGGATATTCTTACAGTAAATCCCTGTCTCTCCCAGGAGAAAGAATTGGATATCTGGTTATGCCAGATGAACTTTCTGATTTTGAAAACATAGTAAGTGCTGCAACCACAGCAAATAGAATCCTTGGGTATGTAAATGCGCCATCAATCATGCAAAGGGCGGTTGCAAGATGCATTAATTCTTCTGTGGATGTAAATGTTTACAACAAGAACCGGGAAACCTTATATAACGGACTGATCCAAATGGGCTATGAGTGCATCAAACCGGAAGGTGCTTTTTACTTGTTTGTTAAATCACCTATTGAGGATGAAGCAGAGTTCTGTGAGATGGCTAAAGAGCAGAGGGTCCTGATTGTGCCGGGAAGTTCTTTTGCATGCCCTGGCTATGTAAGAATGGCTTACTGTGTATCCTATGATACAATCACTGGAGCACTGCCACAGATGCAGAAGCTTATGGATGAGGTAAAAAAATCCATGGAATAG
- a CDS encoding aminotransferase class I/II-fold pyridoxal phosphate-dependent enzyme: protein MIAKSMEGYVKGSSAIRAMFEEGARLAKIYGKENVYDFSLGNPNVEPPDEIKQSLIDILESEEPTFVHGYMNNAGYEDVRNTIAQHLNKLHGTQFTEKNILMTVGAAGGLNVTLKTLIDPQDEVITFAPYFGEYRSYAANYGAELVVIPPNIPTFQPDLNKLEENITPKTKAIIINSPNNPTGVIYSEDTIKKIAGILTSKEKEFGTDIYLIADEPYRELAYDGQ, encoded by the coding sequence ATGATTGCAAAGAGTATGGAAGGATATGTAAAGGGAAGTTCTGCTATCAGGGCGATGTTTGAAGAAGGGGCCAGGCTGGCTAAGATATATGGAAAGGAAAATGTATATGATTTTAGTTTGGGAAATCCCAATGTGGAACCACCTGATGAAATAAAGCAGTCTCTGATTGATATTTTGGAGTCTGAAGAACCCACATTTGTTCATGGGTACATGAATAATGCCGGTTATGAAGATGTAAGGAATACTATAGCGCAACATTTAAATAAACTTCATGGGACACAATTCACTGAAAAAAATATATTGATGACTGTGGGAGCTGCAGGAGGCCTGAATGTAACCCTGAAGACTCTCATTGATCCTCAAGATGAAGTGATTACCTTTGCCCCTTATTTTGGCGAATATAGAAGCTATGCGGCAAATTATGGTGCAGAACTTGTAGTTATTCCACCCAATATCCCTACCTTCCAGCCGGATTTAAATAAGCTGGAAGAAAACATTACACCAAAGACTAAAGCAATCATCATTAACTCCCCAAACAATCCCACCGGAGTGATTTATTCAGAAGACACTATAAAGAAAATTGCTGGCATTTTAACTTCGAAAGAAAAAGAATTTGGAACAGATATTTATCTGATTGCAGATGAACCTTATAGAGAACTGGCTTACGACGGGCAGTAG
- the buk gene encoding butyrate kinase, whose product MSYRILAINPGSTSTKIALYEDEIKVFEKSISHTAKELEVFDDVLDQFEFRKNLIMSVLKEENIDVSNLAAIVGRGGMLPNMKAGGYVVNKAMLDTFHEGLASPHASNLGALLAHDIALPLGIPAYIYDSVTSDELEEVAKITGLPEVRKQSICHVLNMRAVSKKIAEKYGKKYEDMNIIAAHLGGGISLSVHHKGKIVDCIRDDEGPFAPERAGSIPMLYMVDLCYSGKYTKKQMIKKLRGNGGLKAYLGTQDLRDVMDMIADENQQAELLFQAQAYQIAKAIGKLSAVLCGNYDCIILTGGMAYSKELIHLISERVKFIAPVEVVPGEFEMEALALGALRLVNGQEEAKEYVHP is encoded by the coding sequence ATGAGTTACAGAATTTTAGCTATTAACCCGGGATCAACATCCACTAAAATTGCTTTGTATGAAGATGAAATTAAAGTATTTGAAAAGTCAATATCCCATACAGCTAAAGAGCTGGAGGTATTTGATGATGTTCTGGATCAGTTTGAATTCAGAAAAAATTTAATAATGTCTGTGCTTAAGGAAGAGAATATAGATGTAAGTAATCTGGCTGCCATAGTTGGAAGAGGTGGTATGCTGCCAAATATGAAAGCTGGGGGCTATGTAGTGAATAAAGCCATGCTGGATACTTTCCATGAAGGGCTTGCTTCCCCTCACGCTTCAAACCTGGGAGCTCTGCTTGCTCATGATATTGCATTGCCTTTAGGTATTCCTGCATATATTTATGATTCTGTCACTTCTGATGAATTAGAAGAAGTTGCCAAGATAACAGGCTTGCCGGAAGTCAGAAAACAAAGTATATGCCATGTGCTGAACATGAGAGCTGTATCAAAGAAAATAGCAGAAAAGTATGGCAAAAAATATGAAGACATGAATATTATAGCGGCGCATCTGGGGGGAGGCATCAGCCTGAGTGTACATCACAAAGGGAAAATAGTTGATTGTATACGAGATGATGAAGGCCCTTTTGCACCGGAAAGAGCCGGGAGCATCCCCATGCTTTATATGGTAGATTTATGTTATTCCGGTAAATATACAAAAAAACAAATGATAAAAAAATTAAGGGGCAATGGAGGCCTGAAAGCTTATTTGGGAACTCAGGATTTAAGAGATGTTATGGATATGATTGCTGATGAAAATCAGCAGGCAGAACTTCTGTTTCAGGCACAGGCCTATCAGATTGCTAAGGCAATAGGAAAATTGTCGGCTGTTCTTTGTGGAAACTATGACTGCATTATATTAACAGGCGGTATGGCTTATTCTAAAGAGTTAATTCATCTGATATCAGAAAGAGTGAAATTTATTGCCCCTGTGGAAGTAGTTCCGGGAGAATTTGAAATGGAAGCGTTGGCTTTAGGAGCCTTAAGACTTGTTAACGGGCAGGAAGAGGCTAAAGAATATGTGCACCCGTAA
- a CDS encoding bifunctional enoyl-CoA hydratase/phosphate acetyltransferase yields MKNFDELIQIVQKNPQKRKVVVVAAHDEHTLEGINRAYENGIIMPVLIGDKTRIQSIIKKEGFSFLEAEIIDIKDDMEAAWLAVEMVHKRKAEFIMKGKIQTADLLKQVVNTEHGVKESEVLSHVGVFEVPGFHKLIVITDGGMVPYPDLQQKVKITENAVSVLKKLGYETPKVAVLTATETVNPKFRESVDAADLKKMNQEGTLKGCIVEGPISYDLMISKEAAKIKGYESPVTEDTDILLTPDMTTGNILAKSLIYSAGARMAGIIVGAKVPIVLVSRGASSEEKYFSIVLAAAASE; encoded by the coding sequence ATGAAAAATTTTGATGAGTTAATTCAAATTGTTCAGAAGAATCCTCAAAAGAGAAAAGTAGTGGTAGTGGCTGCTCATGATGAGCATACATTGGAAGGAATTAATAGGGCTTACGAAAATGGAATTATAATGCCAGTTTTAATTGGGGATAAGACCAGAATTCAAAGCATTATTAAAAAAGAAGGTTTTTCTTTTCTGGAAGCAGAAATTATTGATATAAAGGATGATATGGAAGCTGCCTGGCTGGCAGTTGAAATGGTTCACAAAAGAAAAGCAGAATTTATCATGAAAGGTAAAATCCAGACAGCGGATTTGCTGAAACAGGTAGTGAATACAGAGCATGGAGTAAAGGAATCTGAAGTCCTGTCTCATGTGGGCGTGTTTGAAGTACCCGGCTTTCATAAGCTGATTGTTATTACAGACGGAGGTATGGTTCCTTATCCGGACTTGCAGCAGAAAGTGAAAATCACCGAAAATGCAGTAAGTGTATTGAAAAAATTAGGGTACGAAACACCAAAGGTTGCAGTACTTACAGCAACGGAAACAGTAAATCCTAAGTTCAGGGAATCGGTTGATGCAGCAGACCTGAAAAAGATGAATCAGGAAGGGACCCTAAAGGGTTGCATCGTTGAAGGACCGATTTCTTACGATTTAATGATAAGCAAAGAAGCCGCAAAAATAAAGGGGTATGAAAGCCCTGTAACAGAGGATACTGATATTCTTCTGACACCTGACATGACAACCGGCAACATTCTGGCTAAGTCACTGATTTACAGCGCAGGAGCCAGAATGGCAGGGATTATTGTAGGAGCAAAAGTTCCTATTGTCCTCGTATCCAGAGGCGCCAGTTCGGAAGAAAAGTATTTTTCCATCGTATTGGCAGCTGCGGCGTCCGAGTAA